In Juglans microcarpa x Juglans regia isolate MS1-56 chromosome 7D, Jm3101_v1.0, whole genome shotgun sequence, the following are encoded in one genomic region:
- the LOC121238943 gene encoding shewanella-like protein phosphatase 1, translating into MVSLCLTPLPPSTPPIHPRKLFESSSSLSLNSYHSIAGGALKPIVVNGNPPTFVSAPGRRIVAVGDLHGDLDKTRCALEIAGLLSSDGQDLWTGGETVLVQLGDILDRGEDEIAILSLLRSLDIQAKAKGGAVFQVNGNHETMNVEGDFRYVESGAFHECIDFLEYLDECRSDWEEAFVSWIGVSERCKEDRKMSQNYWGPLNLVKRQKGVIARSMLLRPGGLLACELAQHAVILKVNDWVFCHGGLLPHHVAYGIERMNREVSHWMRGVSEGENSPQVPFIATRGYDSVVWNRLYSSDISDLEDYQIKQIHAILGETLHAVGAKAMVVGHTPQTVGVNCKYDSSIWRIDVGMSSGVLNSRPEVLEIRDNMARVVRSRRDTYSQLQIADYTNNQSK; encoded by the exons ATGGTTTCGCTTTGCCTAACTCCTTTGCCACCTTCAACACCACCTATCCACCCTCGCAAACTCTtcgaatcttcttcttctttgtcttTGAATAGTTATCATTCTATCGCAGGAGGAGCTTTAAAGCCCATAGTCGTTAATGGAAACCCACCCACTTTTGTTTCCGCTCCTGGGCGCCGAATTGTTGCCG TTGGGGATCTTCATGGAGACCTTGACAAAACAAGATGTGCACTTGAGATTGCTGGCTTGTTGAGTTCTGATGGTCAAGACTTATGGACAGGTGGAGAGACG GTATTAGTTCAGCTTGGAGATATACTAGATCGAGGTGAAGATGAGATAGCTATTTTATCCTTGTTGAGATCATTGGATATACAGGCAAAAGCCAAAGGTGGAGCAGTTTTTCAG GTCAATGGGAATCATGAGACCATGAATGTTGAAGGGGATTTCAGATATGTTGAATCGGGGGCATTTCATGAGTGTATTGATTTCCTGGAATACTTGGATGAATGCAGAAGTGACTGGGAAGAAGCTTTTGTTAGTTGGATTGGTGTGTCCGAAAGATGTAAAGAAGATAGGAAAATGTCCCAAAATTATTGGGGTCCATTGAACTTGGTCAAG AGGCAAAAGGGGGTGATTGCCAGATCTATGCTCCTGAGACCAGGTGGTCTATTGGCATGTGAGTTGGCGCAGCATGCTGTTATACTTAAGGTTAATGACTGGGTCTTCTGTCATGGTGGCCTTCTTCCTCATCATG TTGCGTATGGCATTGAAAGGATGAACAGGGAAGTATCTCATTGGATGAGAGGTGTCAGTGAGGGTGAAAATAGTCCTCAGGTTCCTTTCATTGCTACCAGGGGCTATGACAGTGTTGTATGGAACCGCCTATACTCATCAGATATTTCAGATTTGGAGGATTATCAGATTAAGCAG ATACATGCTATTCTTGGGGAGACATTGCATGCAGTTGGTGCAAAAGCAATGGTGGTGGGGCACACTCCTCAAACTGTTGGGGTGAATTG TAAATACGACTCTAGCATATGGCGCATTGATGTGGGAATGTCCAGCGGAGTTCTTAATTCGAGGCCAGAG GTTCTAGAAATAAGAGATAATATGGCAAGAGTTGTGAGGAGCAGAAGGGACACATATAGTCAACTCCAAATTGCTGATTATACAAATAATCAATCAAAATGA
- the LOC121238924 gene encoding UDP-glycosyltransferase 87A2-like, with protein sequence MERPSGDAEPCPVCHVVAMPFPGRGHINPMMNLCKLLSSNQPNLLISFVVTEEWLGYIGSDTKPDNIRFISIPDGVIPPERLKAADFPGFYEATMTKMEAPFEELLDRLEPPVDTILGDVELLWVIGVGNRRNIAVASLWTMPATFFSMLHHYHVFARNRQLPVDFRELKDEHVDIPGLSSTQAADLQTVFHENDQRVLQLAMECISRLPKAQYLLFTSVYDLEHQAIDSLNAAFNFPVYPIGPAIPYLELEDKSSITSSHNDPKYLQWLDSQPAGSVLYISLGSFLSVSGAQMDEIAAGLHDSNVRFLWVARGEASRLNGSCGDKGLVVPWCDQMKVLCHSSIGGFWTHCGWNSTLEAVYAGVPMLTFPLFLDQVPNSRLIVEDWKIGWRVKRSEVGSEILVTREEISELVQRFVNPESGEGKELRARARELKDICHKAIIEGGSSHTNLDSFMKSISQSHGK encoded by the exons ATGGAACGTCCCTCCGGCGATGCTGAACCATGCCCCGTCTGTCATGTGGTTGCGATGCCTtttccaggccgagggcacATCAATCCCATGATGAACCTCTGCAAGTTACTCTCTTCAAATCAACCTAACCTTCTCATCAGCTTCGTCGTCACCGAAGAGTGGCTTGGCTATATCGGCTCCGATACCAAGCCCGATAACATCCGCTTCATCTCGATCCCCGACGGCGTCATCCCCCCAGAGCGTCTAAAGGCTGCCGACTTCCCCGGATTCTACGAGGCCACGATGACAAAGATGGAAGCCCCCTTTGAGGAGCTCCTTGATCGGCTTGAGCCACCGGTTGATACCATCTTGGGTGACGTTGAGCTACTGTGGGTGATCGGTGTTGGAAATCGGAGGAACATCGCAGTGGCGTCGCTTTGGACCATGCCGGCGACCTTTTTCTCAATGTTACATCATTATCATGTTTTCGCACGAAACCGGCAATTACCGGTTGATTTTAGAG AACTTAAAGACGAGCATGTGGACATCCCCGGACTTTCTTCAACACAAGCAGCAGACCTTCAGACAGTCTTTCATGAAAACGACCAACGAGTACTGCAGCTTGCCATGGAATGCATCTCCAGGTTGCCGAAAGCACAGTATCTTCTATTTACTTCTGTCTACGATCTTGAACACCAAGCCATTGACTCTTTAAATGCAGCATTCAATTTCCCTGTCTACCCCATTGGCCCTGCCATACCTTACTTAGAACTTGAAGATAAATCCTCCATTACTAGCAGTCACAATGACCCCAAGTATTTACAGTGGCTAGATTCCCAACCTGCTGGTTCAGTCTTGTACATCTCATTGGGAAGTTTCCTTTCGGTTTCAGGCGCCCAAATGGATGAAATTGCTGCAGGGCTGCATGATAGTAATGTTCGGTTCTTGTGGGTGGCTCGTGGAGAAGCTTCTCGGTTGAACGGGAGTTGTGGTGATAAGGGGTTAGTAGTGCCATGGTGTGACCAAATGAAGGTGTTATGCCATTCTTCCATTGGAGGTTTCTGGACACATTGTGGGTGGAATTCTACTCTAGAAGCTGTTTATGCAGGCGTACCAATGCTTACTTTCCCTCTGTTTTTAGATCAAGTTCCGAATAGTAGGCTAATTGTAGAAGACTGGAAGATTGGGTGGAGGGTAAAGAGATCAGAGGTGGGAAGTGAAATTCTGGTGACCAGAGAAGAAATATCAGAGCTTGTGCAAAGGTTTGTGAATCCCGAAAGTGGAGAGGGGAAAGAATTGAGGGCAAGAGCAAGAGAACTAAAAGATATTTGTCACAAAGCTATTATAGAGGGCGGATCTTCTCATACAAACCTTGACTCATTTATGAAGAGCATTTCTCAAAGCCACGGCAAATGA
- the LOC121238959 gene encoding mitoferrin-like isoform X1, protein MASDATPKFQNPDFRPVPQTPDFHPELTVSDHDGLHFWQFMIAGSIAGSVEHMAMFPVDTVKTHMQALGSCPIKSVSVRQALQSILKSEGYAGLYRGIAAMGLGAGPAHAVYFSVYEVCKKFFSRGKPNNPAAHAVSGVCATVASDAVFTPMDMVKQRLQLSNTHYAGVWDCVKRVLREEGFGAFYASYRTTVLMNAPFTAVHFTTYESAKRALMEISPESASDERWVVHATAGAAAGALAAAVTTPLDVVKTQLQCQGVCGCDRFQSGSIRDVIQTILKKDGYRGLMRGWIPRMLFHAPAAAICWSTYEASKAFFQELKGGTIT, encoded by the exons ATGGCCTCAGACGCCACGCCTAAGTTCCAAAACCCGGACTTTCGGCCTGTCCCACAGACCCCAGACTTCCACCCTGAGCTCACTGTCTCGGACCACGACGGTCTACACTTTTGGCAGTTCATGATCGCCGGTTCGATCGCCGGCTCGGTCGAACACATGGCCATGTTCCCGGTCGACACCGTGAAGACCCACATGCAGGCCCTCGGGTCTTGCCCTATCAAGTCGGTCAGTGTCCGACAAGCCCTTCAATCGATTTTGAAATCGGAGGGCTACGCAGGGCTATACAGAGGCATCGCCGCAATGGGTCTCGGCGCGGGACCTGCCCACGCCGTTTACTTCTCGGTTTACGAGGTGTGCAAGAAGTTCTTCTCGCGTGGAAAACCGAACAACCCTGCGGCACACGCCGTCTCGGGCGTTTGCGCCACGGTTGCGAGCGACGCGGTGTTCACGCCGATGGATATGGTGAAGCAGAGGCTGCAGCTGAGCAATACTCACTATGCGGGGGTCTGGGATTGCGTGAAGAGGGTGTTGAGGGAGGAAGGGTTTGGAGCTTTCTACGCATCGTATAGGACCACGGTGTTGATGAATGCCCCGTTTACAGCGGTACACTTCACGACCTATGAGTCTGCCAAGAGGGCCTTGATGGAGATTTCGCCGGAGAGCGCCAGCGATGAGCGGTGGGTAGTTCATGCCACCGCAGGCGCCGCTGCTGGCGCCTTGGCTGCTGCTGTGACCACACCGCTTGATGTGGTCAAGACCCAATTGCAGTGTCAG GGTGTTTGTGGATGCGACAGGTTTCAAAGTGGTTCAATCAGGGATGTAATTCAAACAATACTTAAAAAGGATGGATACAGAGGGCTTATGCGGGGATGGATTCCACGGATGCTTTTCCATGCTCCTGCTGCTGCGATTTGCTGGTCTACATATGAAGCCTCAAAAGCTTTCTTCCAAGAACTCAAAGGTGGCACAATCACCTGA
- the LOC121238959 gene encoding mitoferrin-like isoform X2, whose translation MASDATPKFQNPDFRPVPQTPDFHPELTVSDHDGLHFWQFMIAGSIAGSVEHMAMFPVDTVKTHMQALGSCPIKSVSVRQALQSILKSEGYAGLYRGIAAMGLGAGPAHAVYFSVYEVCKKFFSRGKPNNPAAHAVSGVCATVASDAVFTPMDMVKQRLQLSNTHYAGVWDCVKRVLREEGFGAFYASYRTTVLMNAPFTAVHFTTYESAKRALMEISPESASDERWVVHATAGAAAGALAAAVTTPLDVVKTQLQCQVSKWFNQGCNSNNT comes from the exons ATGGCCTCAGACGCCACGCCTAAGTTCCAAAACCCGGACTTTCGGCCTGTCCCACAGACCCCAGACTTCCACCCTGAGCTCACTGTCTCGGACCACGACGGTCTACACTTTTGGCAGTTCATGATCGCCGGTTCGATCGCCGGCTCGGTCGAACACATGGCCATGTTCCCGGTCGACACCGTGAAGACCCACATGCAGGCCCTCGGGTCTTGCCCTATCAAGTCGGTCAGTGTCCGACAAGCCCTTCAATCGATTTTGAAATCGGAGGGCTACGCAGGGCTATACAGAGGCATCGCCGCAATGGGTCTCGGCGCGGGACCTGCCCACGCCGTTTACTTCTCGGTTTACGAGGTGTGCAAGAAGTTCTTCTCGCGTGGAAAACCGAACAACCCTGCGGCACACGCCGTCTCGGGCGTTTGCGCCACGGTTGCGAGCGACGCGGTGTTCACGCCGATGGATATGGTGAAGCAGAGGCTGCAGCTGAGCAATACTCACTATGCGGGGGTCTGGGATTGCGTGAAGAGGGTGTTGAGGGAGGAAGGGTTTGGAGCTTTCTACGCATCGTATAGGACCACGGTGTTGATGAATGCCCCGTTTACAGCGGTACACTTCACGACCTATGAGTCTGCCAAGAGGGCCTTGATGGAGATTTCGCCGGAGAGCGCCAGCGATGAGCGGTGGGTAGTTCATGCCACCGCAGGCGCCGCTGCTGGCGCCTTGGCTGCTGCTGTGACCACACCGCTTGATGTGGTCAAGACCCAATTGCAGTGTCAG GTTTCAAAGTGGTTCAATCAGGGATGTAATTCAAACAATACTTAA
- the LOC121238983 gene encoding uncharacterized protein LOC121238983 yields MNAISNSSTDVVEDGAHGSDSDTNPDEAPEYYQPISAVDDDEVSSDDDHASGLHQRLTNGGYHTQSVEAENGIASLEINDDLEEEEEEEKNSEDEEEERMRLGSGSDSAVVRAFREDESRRNAPLTPENATRVMEAMRGVSFGGVAPDWVGRVPEAQWIDRLRRLRQPPHHNPSTIQN; encoded by the exons ATGAACGCTATTTCTAACTCTTCTACTGATGTTGTTGAAG ACGGCGCTCACGGAAGCGATTCCGACACGAATCCTGACGAGGCGCCGGAATACTATCAGCCTATCTCCGCCGTTGACGACGACGAAGTCAGCTCAGATGACGATCACGCCTCTGGTTTACACCAACGCCTCACTAACGGCGGGTACCACACGCAATCCGTGGAAGCAGAGAACGGGATAGCGTCTCTTGAAATAAACGACGACcttgaggaggaggaggaggaggagaagaacaGCGAAGacgaggaggaagagaggatgaggTTGGGTTCGGGTTCGGATTCGGCAGTTGTGAGGGCTTTCAGAGAAGACGAGAGTCGAAGGAACGCTCCGCTAACGCCGGAGAATGCGACGCGAGTGATGGAGGCCATGCGTGGGGTTTCGTTCGGTGGAGTGGCTCCTGATTGGGTGGGCCGCGTCCCCGAGGCACAATGGATCGATCGCCTTCGGAGACTCAGACAACCACCCCATCACAACCCAAGTACAATTCAGAACTGA
- the LOC121238940 gene encoding malonyl CoA-acyl carrier protein transacylase-like produces MHSLRLHHHPLILRTPSSSSSSSSRLAALSLSTMATSSSSLTLPSISLQKLPSFNASHSFKSSNSSFWFRNVTLRSARDRNLDRSRVLMSASVGYQAIVDDALFSDYKPSSAFLFPGQGAQAVGMGKEAQNVPAAADLYKKANDLLGFDLLDICVNGPKEKLDSTVISQPAIYVTSLAAVELLRARDGGQQIIDSVDVTCGLSLGEYTALAFAGAFSFEDGLKLVKLRGEAMQEAANAAKSAMVSVIGLDSEKVQQLCDAANQEVDEANKVQIANYLCPGNYAVSGGVKGVEAVEAKAKSFKARMTVRLAVAGAFHTCFMEPAVSRLEAALAATEIRTPKIPVISNVDAQPHADPDTIKKILARQVTSPVQWETTVKTLLTKGLKKSYELGPGKVIAGILKRMDRSADIENIGA; encoded by the exons ATGCACTCTCTTCGACTTCACCATCATCCTCTCATCTTGCGCAcaccctcttcttcttcctcgtccTCTTCACGCCTCGCTGCTCTTTCGCTCTCCACCATGGctacttcttcttcctccctaaCTCTCCCTTCCATTTCTCTCCAGAAGCTTCCTTCTTTCAATGCCTCCCATTCATTCAAGAGCTCCAATTCCTCTTTTTGGTTCAGGAATGTGACTCTTCGGAGTGCTAGAGATCGAAATCTTGACCGATCTAGGGTTTTAATGAGTGCTTCGGTTGGATACCAGGCCATTGTCGACGATGCCTTGTTCTCGGATTATAAGCCCAGCTCTGCTTTCCTGTTTCCTGGTCAG GGTGCCCAAGCAGTTGGTATGGGAAAGGAAGCACAGAATGTGCCTGCTGCTGCAGACTTGTACAAGAAAGCAAATGATCTATTAGG GTTTGACCTTCTGGATATTTGCGTCAATGGACCAAAAGAGAAGCTAGATTCAACTGTTATTAGCCAG CCAGCTATCTATGTCACGAGTCTAGCTGCTGTAGAGTTACTTCGTGCCCGTGATGGAGGTCAGCAGATAATTGATTCTGTTGATGTCACATGTGGTCTTAGCCTGGGAGAATATACAGCTCTGGCATTTGCTGGGGCTTTTAG CTTTGAGGATGGACTCAAGCTGGTCAAATTAAGGGGAGAAGCTATGCAG GAAGCTGCGAATGCTGCTAAAAGTGCCATGGTCAGTGTAATAGGACTGGATTCAGAAAAGGTTCAGCAGTTGTGTGATGCGGCCAATCAAGAAGTTGACGAAGCTAATAAAGTTCAGATTGCAAATTACCTATGTCCT GGAAATTATGCTGTATCTGGAGGTGTGAAAGGAGTGGAAGCAGTAGAAGCCAAAGCAAAATCATTCAAGGCTCGAATGACG GTGCGCCTAGCTGTTGCTGGTGCTTTCCACACCTGTTTTATGGAACCAGCTGTCTCAAGATTGGAAGCTGCATTAGCAGCTACTGAGATCAGAACTCCAAAAATACCTGTTATCTCCAATGTTGATGCACAGCCACATGCGGATCCTGACACAATTAAGAAGATACTGGCACGTCAG GTGACTTCACCTGTTCAATGGGAAACAACAGTGAAGACTCTCCTGACCAAGGGGTTGAAGAAGAGTTATGAATTGGGACCTGGAAAG GTTATTGCCGGCATTTTGAAAAGAATGGACAGGAGTGCTGACATTGAGAATATCGGTGCTTGA